From a region of the Mobula birostris isolate sMobBir1 chromosome 28, sMobBir1.hap1, whole genome shotgun sequence genome:
- the znrd2 gene encoding protein ZNRD2 gives MAMSGGDEEFAWTPPTAAEMKVIEARRERQDKISKLMGDYLLKGYRMLADCCAECGTVLLQDKKQKTYCVACQELNSDVDKDNPALNPQAALTQVRERQRLYNGQPEQPYRSCPTPDLQVEERPEPAASFPAAHLAAPDAAAPPPPAPEAGAPAEAERAVLRKLAWACAELERAASVEYSAQLCGLIRSCADSLHSLKRLA, from the exons ATGGCAATGAGTGGAG GTGACGAGGAGTTCGCCTGGACACCCCCCACGGCGGCGGAGATGAAGGTGATCGAGGCTCGGCGGGAGCGCCAGGACAAGATCAGCAAGCTGATGGGGGACTACCTGCTGAAGGGCTACCGGATGCTGGCAGACTGTTGTGCGGAGTGCGGG ACCGTCCTTCTCCAGGACAAGAAGCAGAAGACCTACTGTGTGGCCTGCCAGGAGCTGAACTCTGATGTGGACAAAGACAACCCAG CCTTGAACCCGCAGGCAGCACTGACCCAAGTGAGGGAGCGGCAACGTCTCTACAACGGCCAGCCCGAGCAGCCGTACAGGAGCTGTCCCACCCCGGACCTGCAGGTGGAGGAGCGGCCCGAGCCAGCGGCTTCCTTCCCCGCCGCCCATCTGGCGGCGCCGGACGCCGCGGCCCCCCCTCCCCCGGCCCCTGAGGCCGGCGCCCCCGCCGAGGCCGAGCGGGCGGTGCTGCGGAAGTTGGCTTGGGCCTGCGCCGAGCTGGAGCGGGCCGCGTCCGTCGAGTACAGCGCGCAGCTCTGCGGCCTGATCCGGAGCTGCGCCGATTCCCTGCACAGCCTGAAGCGGCTGGCGTAG